From Enterococcus wangshanyuanii, the proteins below share one genomic window:
- a CDS encoding peptidoglycan D,D-transpeptidase FtsI family protein yields the protein MSMKNKIKNFVKKKNLNPMNNRKKVGIILFATSIGLFFLFAFRLTYIVAVGKVAGVSLPEKTADLYQGSSVVKAKRGAILDRNGEVIAEDATSYSVYAILSETYLGEENKKLYAQKKDFDALADILDRNTELSKDEALKYLNAGVNEDGTVKFQVEFGSKGKNITLETRQKIEDELKEKKLAGLYFEGHPARIYPNGVFASHFIGYTDAADADDDAKGLIGKMGLEESYNDILSGKDGKIDYKKDVYGNPLPGTIASEKKAVDGKDIYTTLDMRIQSQLETLMDPVLEEYKPEEMTAMLMKAKTGEIIAMSQRPSFNPETKEGLGKDAIWRNLLVEDKFEPGSTMKLFTAAAAIQDGKFNPNATFAYPAGGYKLDDRTVNDHDFGAIGTLTFRQAISWSSNVGMLTLEQSMGGEKWKSYLEKFGFGKSTNSGLAGESAGSLPGDNWVDQAMSSFGQAVDVTNFQMMQAFTAIANDGSMLKPQYISKIVDKNTGDEKVTQPEKVGQQVVTPQAASDIRTYMVDTVEDPTYGIAYDVYTVPGYHVAAKTGTAQITGENGYMAGLTDYTYSVVEMVPADNPEYILYLTMKKPQTYTREALAKIANPLMKVVMDSADSQSTGTVETEK from the coding sequence ATGAGTATGAAAAATAAAATAAAGAATTTTGTCAAAAAGAAGAACTTAAATCCAATGAACAATCGTAAAAAAGTAGGCATTATTTTATTTGCTACGAGTATTGGATTGTTCTTTTTATTTGCCTTTAGATTGACGTATATCGTCGCTGTGGGAAAAGTAGCGGGTGTTTCGCTGCCTGAAAAAACAGCTGACCTCTACCAAGGAAGTAGTGTAGTGAAAGCCAAAAGAGGGGCTATTTTAGATCGGAATGGTGAAGTGATCGCAGAAGATGCTACATCATACTCGGTTTATGCTATTTTATCTGAAACATATTTAGGTGAAGAAAACAAAAAGCTATATGCCCAAAAGAAAGATTTTGATGCACTAGCTGATATTTTGGATAGAAACACGGAGCTTAGTAAAGATGAAGCATTGAAATATTTGAATGCAGGTGTTAATGAAGATGGCACGGTGAAATTCCAAGTCGAATTCGGTTCCAAAGGGAAAAACATCACATTAGAAACAAGACAAAAAATTGAAGATGAATTAAAAGAGAAAAAACTCGCGGGTCTTTATTTTGAAGGTCACCCAGCTCGGATTTATCCTAATGGCGTATTTGCCTCTCATTTTATCGGATATACGGATGCAGCAGATGCAGACGACGATGCGAAGGGTCTGATTGGAAAAATGGGGTTAGAAGAATCATATAATGATATTTTAAGCGGGAAAGACGGCAAAATCGATTATAAAAAAGACGTCTATGGCAATCCACTTCCAGGAACGATCGCCAGTGAGAAAAAAGCAGTTGATGGAAAAGATATCTACACAACCTTAGATATGCGGATCCAAAGTCAATTGGAAACACTTATGGATCCCGTTTTAGAAGAATATAAACCTGAGGAAATGACTGCAATGTTGATGAAAGCTAAGACTGGCGAAATCATTGCTATGTCACAACGACCATCATTCAATCCTGAAACCAAAGAAGGTTTAGGCAAGGATGCTATCTGGCGTAACCTTTTAGTTGAGGATAAATTTGAACCTGGATCTACGATGAAACTATTTACTGCAGCAGCAGCGATTCAAGATGGGAAATTTAATCCAAATGCAACGTTTGCTTATCCGGCTGGTGGCTATAAGCTGGATGACCGTACGGTAAACGATCATGATTTTGGTGCGATCGGTACATTAACTTTCCGTCAGGCTATCTCTTGGTCAAGTAATGTTGGGATGTTGACGCTAGAACAAAGTATGGGCGGCGAAAAGTGGAAATCATATTTAGAAAAATTTGGGTTTGGAAAGTCAACAAATTCTGGTTTGGCGGGTGAATCTGCCGGAAGCCTTCCAGGAGATAACTGGGTCGATCAGGCGATGTCTTCATTTGGTCAAGCAGTTGACGTAACTAATTTTCAAATGATGCAGGCTTTTACTGCTATTGCTAATGATGGTTCAATGTTAAAACCTCAATATATAAGTAAAATCGTTGATAAAAACACTGGTGATGAAAAAGTCACACAGCCGGAAAAAGTTGGACAACAAGTTGTCACACCTCAGGCGGCAAGCGATATTCGGACATATATGGTAGATACAGTGGAAGATCCAACGTATGGAATTGCCTATGATGTTTATACTGTACCAGGCTATCATGTTGCTGCTAAAACAGGAACGGCTCAAATCACTGGTGAAAATGGCTATATGGCTGGTTTGACTGACTACACCTATTCTGTTGTCGAAATGGTCCCTGCTGACAATCCGGAATACATTTTATATTTAACGATGAAAAAACCTCAAACATATACAAGAGAAGCACTTGCAAAAATTGCTAATCCATTGATGAAAGTTGTGATGGATTCTGCAGATAGTCAATCAACTGGAACAGTTGAAACTGAAAAATAA
- the ftsL gene encoding cell division protein FtsL, translating into MAELKRLDDFQYDVPVMDEPIVEVEHEPKIQKNPNLPQSPKRKLRNISLLEKTIGFLLLVAIIGIAVLTIQVRTSITQMTNEITETQATIQEKEESALKLEQQKNELSKADRIKDVAKSKGLSDNLDNIRNVK; encoded by the coding sequence ATGGCTGAGTTAAAAAGACTGGATGATTTTCAATACGATGTTCCAGTAATGGATGAGCCAATCGTAGAGGTTGAACATGAACCAAAAATTCAAAAAAATCCAAACTTGCCCCAATCTCCGAAAAGGAAGCTGAGAAATATCTCACTCTTAGAAAAGACCATCGGCTTTTTGTTGTTAGTAGCGATTATTGGTATAGCAGTTCTCACCATTCAAGTACGTACATCTATTACACAAATGACGAATGAAATCACTGAAACGCAAGCGACGATCCAAGAAAAAGAAGAGTCTGCTTTGAAATTAGAGCAACAAAAAAATGAATTATCAAAAGCAGATCGGATCAAGGATGTCGCAAAGAGCAAAGGACTTTCAGATAACCTTGATAATATAAGGAACGTGAAATAA
- the rsmH gene encoding 16S rRNA (cytosine(1402)-N(4))-methyltransferase RsmH, translating into MTKDFQHYTVLLKETVDGLQVKEDGIYVDCTLGGAGHSEYLLSKLSEQGHLYAFDQDQNALDFAAQRLRQYVDKGMVTFIKSNFRHLKEKLAEQGIDHVDGILYDLGVSSPQLDEAERGFSYHQDAPLDMRMDQEAELSAYNVVNEYSYNELVKIFFRYGEEKFSKQVAREIERVRAKEPIQTTGELVEIIKAAIPAPARRKGGHPAKRIFQAIRIAVNDELSVVEESLEQAIALLNKNGRISVITFHSLEDRIVKTMFKEYSTIQDLPPGIPVVPEEFQPELKVITRKPILPGETELAENNRSRSAKLRIAEKAKSNN; encoded by the coding sequence ATGACGAAAGACTTTCAGCATTATACTGTTTTATTAAAAGAGACAGTAGACGGTTTACAAGTGAAAGAAGACGGCATCTATGTCGATTGTACATTAGGTGGCGCAGGTCATAGCGAATACTTACTTTCTAAGTTGAGTGAACAAGGTCACTTGTATGCATTCGATCAAGATCAAAATGCGTTGGATTTTGCAGCACAACGATTAAGACAATATGTTGATAAAGGTATGGTGACTTTTATCAAGTCGAATTTTCGACATTTGAAAGAAAAATTAGCTGAACAAGGTATTGACCACGTTGACGGGATTTTATACGACTTAGGTGTTTCATCACCTCAGTTAGATGAAGCCGAACGAGGATTCAGCTATCACCAAGATGCACCTCTCGATATGAGGATGGATCAAGAAGCGGAATTATCTGCATATAATGTAGTTAATGAATATAGTTATAATGAATTAGTGAAAATCTTCTTCCGTTACGGCGAAGAAAAATTTTCAAAACAAGTAGCCAGAGAAATTGAACGTGTTCGTGCAAAAGAACCGATCCAAACAACTGGTGAGTTGGTAGAAATCATCAAGGCAGCCATTCCGGCACCAGCCAGAAGAAAAGGCGGTCATCCTGCAAAACGGATTTTTCAAGCGATTCGAATTGCTGTGAATGATGAATTGAGTGTTGTAGAAGAGTCATTGGAGCAAGCAATTGCTTTATTAAATAAAAATGGTCGAATCAGTGTGATTACGTTTCACTCTTTAGAAGACCGCATCGTTAAGACGATGTTTAAAGAGTACAGCACGATACAAGATCTACCTCCGGGAATCCCAGTCGTGCCGGAAGAGTTTCAACCAGAACTAAAAGTAATCACAAGAAAGCCAATTTTACCAGGTGAGACTGAATTGGCGGAAAATAATCGCTCAAGAAGTGCAAAACTAAGAATTGCCGAAAAGGCAAAATCAAACAATTAG
- the mraZ gene encoding division/cell wall cluster transcriptional repressor MraZ encodes MFMGEFQHNIDAKGRLIVPAKFRDQLGEKFVVTRGMDGCLFGYPMSEWEQLEEKLKEMPLAKKDARTFVRFFYSAATECEIDKQGRINIPAALRTHGSLEKACVIIGVSNRIEIWDEARWQEFSTKAEENFDEIAETMIDFGF; translated from the coding sequence ATGTTTATGGGTGAATTTCAACATAATATAGATGCCAAAGGCCGACTCATCGTACCTGCTAAATTTCGCGACCAACTCGGCGAGAAATTTGTAGTCACAAGAGGGATGGATGGCTGTTTATTTGGTTATCCAATGTCCGAATGGGAGCAACTAGAGGAAAAGTTGAAAGAAATGCCTCTGGCTAAAAAAGATGCCCGTACATTTGTCCGCTTTTTTTATTCGGCTGCAACAGAATGTGAGATCGATAAGCAGGGAAGGATAAATATTCCTGCTGCACTCAGAACACATGGCAGTTTAGAAAAAGCTTGTGTCATCATCGGTGTTTCAAATCGAATCGAGATTTGGGATGAAGCCCGCTGGCAAGAATTTTCTACAAAAGCTGAAGAGAATTTTGATGAAATTGCAGAAACAATGATTGATTTTGGTTTTTAG
- a CDS encoding DUF3397 domain-containing protein yields MVSFSVIMLFWYVFPVIVLFACNFIISTFSLTERYKVKAPDISIPFLFIGLNELSKDSYGQSIVPYMVISVLLLGICVAVFQAYYYGEILYGRYFKMFWRLVFLLSLILYALLILLNIVHYLA; encoded by the coding sequence ATGGTGTCGTTTTCAGTCATTATGCTTTTTTGGTATGTATTTCCAGTAATTGTTTTATTTGCGTGTAATTTTATTATTTCAACGTTCTCATTGACGGAGCGCTATAAAGTAAAAGCACCAGATATTTCAATTCCATTTTTATTCATAGGATTAAACGAGCTGTCAAAAGACAGCTATGGGCAATCGATTGTGCCATATATGGTCATTTCTGTATTACTTTTGGGGATATGTGTTGCTGTTTTTCAGGCATACTATTATGGAGAGATTTTATACGGCAGATATTTTAAAATGTTTTGGCGTTTAGTCTTTCTTTTAAGCTTGATTTTGTATGCATTATTGATTCTGTTGAATATCGTTCATTATCTTGCATAA
- a CDS encoding magnesium transporter CorA family protein, with protein MINYLTLKDGHFAPSHTDTEDTVWLAVERPTEEEVNYLTTTYKLPKDYITGVLDDDENSRFEGLHQNKLEEPALMLLQYPHATISPSGYTQLDTFPFAVILTTSGKIITVINKSADFLQKALSTTLPDSTLPIQESLILYLSWHISTYYNRCLKDLIQETNKLEGELKVSTENSQLYQIMDIQKSLVYFESAIDSNLEVLNRLYTARIFNDPRAHLPHLHDILVETKQAATTTKIQLKLVDKISDTFSAIVSNNLNNVMKILTSLTIVLTIPTIIGGVFGMNVKLPFANREDAFFWIAVVTTATCIFVIYRLKKRNLL; from the coding sequence TTGATCAACTATTTAACTTTGAAAGATGGACATTTTGCCCCATCACATACAGATACAGAAGATACCGTTTGGTTAGCGGTTGAACGGCCGACCGAAGAGGAAGTCAATTATTTAACAACGACCTACAAGCTTCCTAAAGATTATATCACAGGAGTGCTGGATGATGATGAAAATTCTCGTTTTGAGGGTCTTCATCAAAACAAATTAGAAGAACCTGCGCTTATGTTACTCCAATACCCGCATGCAACAATCAGTCCCAGCGGCTACACACAGCTAGATACTTTTCCTTTTGCTGTGATTTTGACAACAAGTGGAAAGATAATCACGGTCATCAATAAATCAGCTGACTTTCTTCAAAAGGCACTGTCTACAACTTTGCCTGATAGTACCTTACCGATTCAAGAATCACTGATTCTATATTTATCTTGGCACATTTCAACTTACTATAATCGTTGCTTAAAAGACTTAATTCAAGAGACAAACAAATTAGAAGGAGAATTGAAGGTTTCTACGGAGAACAGTCAACTCTATCAAATTATGGATATACAAAAAAGTCTCGTTTATTTTGAATCTGCGATCGATTCTAACTTAGAAGTGTTAAATAGACTTTATACAGCTAGAATTTTCAATGATCCGAGAGCGCATTTACCTCATCTGCATGACATTCTCGTGGAAACAAAACAGGCAGCTACAACGACGAAGATCCAGTTGAAACTTGTTGATAAAATCAGCGATACGTTTTCAGCTATCGTTTCAAATAACCTGAATAATGTAATGAAAATACTCACTTCTCTTACGATCGTCTTAACGATCCCAACGATCATTGGCGGTGTCTTCGGAATGAATGTTAAATTACCTTTCGCCAATCGGGAGGATGCTTTTTTCTGGATTGCTGTTGTAACTACCGCAACGTGTATTTTTGTCATTTACAGGCTGAAAAAACGAAACCTTTTGTAA
- a CDS encoding DUF4044 domain-containing protein, producing MNNKKTSTFSKVTKIVVWLMLIAIAGSTILTAIMSLK from the coding sequence GTGAACAATAAAAAAACCAGTACTTTTTCTAAAGTAACTAAAATCGTTGTTTGGTTGATGCTGATTGCCATTGCCGGATCAACTATTTTGACGGCTATCATGAGCTTAAAATAA
- the recN gene encoding DNA repair protein RecN, whose product MLQELSVQNFAIISSLQLEFQMGMTVLTGETGAGKSIIIDAMGLLTGGRGSSDYIRQGASKCVLEGLFTMPKNQELINLLEELGIETDEDSLVIQRDISASGKNVCRVNGRIVNIANLRKVGEFLVDIHGQNEHQELMQSEKHLGMLDDFGDKELLKIKEQYEEIYSEYRMIEKKVRSRQKNEKEFAQRMDMLQFQSDEIEAAQFVVGEEELLMEERNKLGNFQKIADALAASHEAINGEGDSSLDKIGYAMNELSSIETLDSEYKALSETVQNSYYLLQEASGDLARHIDSLELDEDRLNEVEMRLELIRQMKRKYGESIESILEYYHEITRELADADFLEGRTGELESLLVEKKAQVIENGLKLREIRKQVAKKLEKDILKELKELYMERTEFDIRFFELPDEQFTEEGLDQVEFYITTNPGEPLKPLVRVASGGELSRVMLALKTIFSKSQGITSIVFDEVDTGVSGRVAQAIADKIHQISENSQVLCITHLPQVAAVADYQYFIEKEIIGERTETKVRRLAQKERVTEIARMLSGSEITKLTVEHAKELLNMAGKERSN is encoded by the coding sequence ATGCTGCAGGAGCTTTCTGTACAGAATTTTGCGATCATTTCTTCTCTACAACTGGAATTTCAAATGGGAATGACCGTTTTAACAGGTGAAACAGGCGCAGGTAAATCGATTATTATTGATGCGATGGGCTTATTGACTGGTGGCCGCGGATCAAGTGACTATATTCGTCAAGGGGCATCAAAATGTGTGCTTGAAGGACTCTTTACGATGCCGAAAAATCAAGAGCTGATCAACCTATTAGAAGAATTAGGAATCGAAACGGATGAAGATTCGCTGGTGATTCAACGAGATATTTCCGCTTCTGGAAAAAATGTTTGCCGCGTCAATGGCCGTATCGTCAATATCGCTAATTTACGTAAAGTGGGTGAATTTCTAGTAGATATCCATGGGCAAAACGAGCATCAGGAATTGATGCAAAGTGAAAAGCATCTAGGGATGTTGGATGATTTCGGTGATAAAGAATTGTTGAAAATCAAAGAGCAGTATGAGGAAATCTATTCTGAGTATCGGATGATCGAAAAGAAAGTGCGAAGCCGTCAGAAAAATGAAAAAGAATTTGCTCAGCGCATGGATATGCTGCAGTTTCAAAGCGATGAGATCGAAGCAGCTCAATTTGTAGTAGGCGAAGAAGAGCTACTGATGGAAGAACGGAACAAGCTGGGGAATTTTCAAAAGATAGCAGATGCTTTAGCAGCTAGCCACGAAGCGATCAACGGTGAAGGAGACAGCAGTCTAGATAAAATCGGGTATGCCATGAATGAACTTTCTTCTATTGAAACGCTCGATTCGGAATACAAAGCATTATCAGAAACCGTCCAAAATAGTTATTATCTATTACAGGAAGCTAGCGGTGATTTGGCACGGCATATCGATAGTTTAGAACTTGATGAAGATCGCTTGAATGAAGTAGAAATGCGCCTTGAACTGATTCGTCAAATGAAAAGGAAATATGGGGAATCGATTGAATCGATCCTTGAGTATTACCATGAAATTACTCGCGAGCTGGCGGATGCGGATTTTCTTGAAGGACGAACTGGTGAATTAGAGAGTCTTTTAGTGGAAAAGAAAGCCCAAGTGATCGAAAATGGCTTGAAGCTTCGTGAGATCCGAAAACAAGTTGCGAAAAAACTAGAAAAAGATATCTTAAAAGAATTAAAAGAATTATATATGGAAAGAACAGAATTTGATATTCGCTTTTTTGAGTTACCGGATGAACAGTTTACAGAAGAAGGGTTGGATCAGGTTGAATTTTATATTACAACAAACCCAGGTGAACCACTAAAACCTTTGGTCAGAGTTGCTTCTGGAGGAGAACTTTCTCGTGTGATGCTCGCTTTAAAAACGATTTTTTCAAAATCACAAGGGATCACGAGTATTGTTTTTGATGAAGTAGACACAGGAGTTAGTGGACGTGTAGCCCAAGCGATCGCAGATAAAATCCATCAAATCTCTGAAAATTCTCAAGTATTATGTATCACGCATCTGCCTCAAGTTGCAGCAGTTGCCGACTATCAATATTTTATCGAAAAAGAAATCATCGGTGAACGGACGGAGACAAAGGTACGACGTTTAGCTCAAAAAGAACGTGTAACTGAGATTGCTCGTATGCTTTCAGGTAGTGAAATCACGAAGCTTACAGTGGAACATGCGAAAGAATTGCTGAATATGGCTGGAAAAGAACGTAGCAATTAG
- a CDS encoding arginine repressor: MRKKDRHRLITRLLADKNIQKQEDFVNLLQEKGVEVTQATISRDIKEMKLIKVPSAEGGYRYSVPIQTQEDMAQKLEKLMKDAFISVDQMDKQVILRTIPGNAAAVSNLIEKHYKDIVFAAINDDDSVLIIARTEKNAEYLKAEFFQYI; encoded by the coding sequence ATGAGGAAAAAAGATCGGCATCGTCTGATTACTCGTTTATTAGCAGATAAAAATATTCAAAAGCAAGAGGATTTTGTGAATTTATTGCAGGAAAAAGGAGTCGAAGTGACTCAAGCGACGATTTCCCGTGATATCAAAGAAATGAAATTGATCAAAGTCCCTTCAGCAGAAGGCGGCTATCGTTATAGTGTCCCGATCCAAACCCAAGAAGATATGGCTCAAAAATTAGAGAAATTGATGAAAGATGCGTTTATTTCTGTCGATCAGATGGATAAGCAGGTTATTTTGCGTACTATACCAGGGAATGCTGCGGCAGTTTCTAACTTGATCGAAAAGCACTACAAGGACATTGTTTTTGCTGCAATCAATGATGATGATAGTGTATTGATCATTGCACGGACTGAAAAAAATGCCGAGTATTTAAAAGCTGAATTTTTCCAATATATTTAA
- a CDS encoding TlyA family RNA methyltransferase translates to MKKERVDSLAFNQGLFETREKAKRAVMAGLVYNDKNERLDKPGEKISVETPLQVKGQTLPYVSRGGLKLEKALKVFDIDVAGQTMLDIGASTGGFTDVGLQNGARLSYALDVGYNQLAWKIRQDERVVVMERTNFRYSTPDDFKEGVPDLATIDVSFISLKLILPPLHAILKPGGQVVALIKPQFEAGKELVGKKGIVREPETHKLVLNDILSFAQEHGYTISGLDYSPITGGEGNIEFLAYLTSVEGEGGIVDSVDIDETVAAAHNKLKK, encoded by the coding sequence ATGAAAAAAGAGCGCGTAGACAGCTTAGCGTTTAACCAAGGATTATTTGAAACAAGAGAAAAAGCCAAACGTGCGGTGATGGCTGGTTTAGTTTATAACGATAAGAATGAACGGCTAGATAAACCTGGCGAAAAAATTTCAGTGGAAACTCCGCTTCAAGTCAAAGGCCAAACGTTACCTTACGTATCACGCGGAGGATTGAAATTAGAAAAAGCTCTAAAAGTTTTCGACATTGACGTAGCCGGTCAGACAATGCTGGATATTGGAGCATCGACTGGCGGTTTTACAGATGTCGGGTTACAAAACGGTGCTCGTTTAAGCTATGCTTTGGATGTAGGGTATAATCAGCTTGCCTGGAAAATTCGTCAAGACGAGCGAGTGGTGGTGATGGAGCGGACCAACTTCCGTTATAGTACGCCTGATGATTTTAAAGAAGGGGTTCCGGATCTTGCAACGATCGATGTTTCGTTTATCTCACTCAAGCTGATATTACCGCCATTGCATGCAATTTTAAAACCAGGGGGTCAGGTCGTGGCGTTGATCAAACCTCAATTCGAAGCAGGGAAAGAATTGGTCGGTAAAAAAGGGATCGTACGTGAGCCGGAGACACATAAGCTTGTTCTGAACGATATTTTATCGTTCGCTCAAGAGCATGGCTATACGATCAGTGGCTTAGACTATTCGCCGATTACAGGCGGCGAAGGAAATATCGAATTTTTAGCTTACTTGACATCTGTTGAAGGAGAAGGTGGCATAGTAGACTCGGTCGATATCGATGAAACAGTTGCAGCTGCCCATAATAAGCTAAAGAAATAA
- a CDS encoding polyprenyl synthetase family protein, producing MEDFTSFRKQSLPLIEKEMEDFINQYTSNEQLKEAMLYSIHAGGKRFRPLLVLAVLHSFDRYPKTYDYQIAAALEMIHTYSLIHDDLPAMDDDDLRRGKPTNHKVFGEAHAILAGDGLLTAAFQLVSLSQIQSDQKVLLIQLLSKAAGTQGMVAGQAGDLQGEKRSLTLAELANVHEKKTGALIEFALLAGGILAEQPEEVVDLLGIFAKHLGLAFQIKDDLLDATSSEAELGKQVGRDEALNKSTYPSLLGLEGAKAALVEQLTLGTKTLESVKEISSEFQPAFLQEFLNQLHLS from the coding sequence ATGGAAGATTTCACCAGTTTCCGTAAGCAAAGTTTACCGCTTATCGAAAAGGAAATGGAAGATTTTATCAATCAGTACACGTCGAATGAACAATTGAAAGAAGCGATGCTATATTCGATTCATGCTGGCGGGAAACGATTCCGTCCACTATTAGTTTTAGCTGTACTTCATTCATTTGATCGTTACCCGAAAACATACGATTATCAAATTGCTGCGGCATTAGAAATGATTCATACGTATTCGTTGATTCATGATGATTTGCCTGCAATGGATGATGATGATTTGCGTCGTGGAAAGCCGACGAATCATAAAGTATTTGGTGAAGCGCATGCTATTCTAGCGGGGGATGGATTGTTGACAGCTGCTTTTCAGCTTGTATCACTCAGTCAGATCCAGTCAGATCAAAAAGTACTATTGATCCAGCTTTTGAGCAAAGCTGCTGGAACACAAGGCATGGTTGCTGGTCAGGCTGGGGATCTTCAAGGAGAAAAACGTTCTTTGACTTTGGCTGAACTAGCGAATGTTCACGAAAAGAAAACAGGAGCGTTGATCGAATTTGCTCTTTTAGCTGGCGGGATTTTAGCTGAACAGCCGGAAGAAGTCGTTGATTTATTAGGCATTTTCGCTAAGCATCTAGGGTTAGCTTTTCAGATCAAAGATGATTTACTTGATGCGACAAGTTCGGAAGCTGAGTTAGGCAAACAAGTTGGACGTGATGAAGCTTTAAATAAAAGTACTTACCCAAGTCTGCTTGGTCTAGAAGGTGCAAAAGCTGCATTAGTAGAACAGCTGACATTAGGAACGAAAACTTTAGAATCTGTAAAAGAAATCAGCAGTGAATTTCAACCAGCATTCTTACAAGAATTTTTAAATCAACTGCATTTATCATAG
- a CDS encoding exodeoxyribonuclease VII small subunit: MAKEKTVEKTFEESLTELEEIVQRLERGDVPLEEALAAFQEGMALSKQCQDTLQKAEKTLTKVMTENNEEVPFEEGGEA, from the coding sequence ATGGCGAAAGAAAAAACAGTCGAAAAAACTTTTGAAGAATCATTAACCGAATTAGAAGAAATCGTTCAGCGCTTAGAGCGCGGTGATGTTCCCTTGGAAGAAGCTTTAGCAGCTTTCCAAGAAGGAATGGCATTGAGTAAACAGTGTCAGGATACCTTGCAAAAGGCTGAAAAGACCTTAACAAAAGTGATGACAGAAAATAATGAAGAAGTTCCATTCGAAGAAGGCGGGGAAGCTTGA